The DNA window GCCCGTTGTGCCGCCATCAACGCAAGATTGCGTGCCACGCTTAACGGTGCCAAATTATTGCTAAAGGCGGTGTAAAACAGATCCATGCCGCTTTGCATCAGCAAATTATCGGTACGGCGACGACGCTGATAGCGCATCAGCACCGCTTCACTGCTCCAGTCCTCACCCTGTTCCCGCGCCTCACTCAACACCGCCAGCAAGGCGTCCACATCGCGATATCCCAGATTCACGCCCTGCCCGGCTAACGGATTAATGGTGTGCGCCGCGTCACCGAGCAACGCCAGCCCCGGTAACACATAGCGCTGTGCGTGGCGACGCGCCAGCGGGAAAGATCCGGCGGCATGTACCTTCGCCGTTCCCAAACGTGCAGGAAACGCCTCAGCGATTTCGCGCTCAAGCTGCGCCGGCGGCATCGCCTGCAACTGACGAATACGCTGCGGGCTGTCGTACCACACCAGCGAGGCCCACTGATCATACAGCGGCAGGAAAGCGCGTGGGCCTGAAGGGAAAAATTGCTGCCAGGTTACATCCTGCTGCGGCGCACCGGTCTCAACGGTGATCAGCATGCAGGACTGACGGTACTGCCAGCCGCTGGTGCCGATAGCCGCCAGATTACGCACCTGCGAGTTGGCCCCGTCAGCCCCGACCACCAGACGCGCCTGAAGCGTCTCAGAAGAGTCCAGTGTCACTTGCCAATGGTCATCGCCCCGTTGCAGCGAACGCAGCCTGGCGGGGCAATAGAGCGTCAGATTGTCGCACTGCTCGAGTTGCTGCCACAGCGCCAGTTGCAAAATGCGGTTTTCCACCATAAAGCCCAGCTCCGGCAGGCCGAGTGAAGCGGCGTCAAACGCCACCCGTGCCGACGCCCACTCCCAGGTTTCCAAACGGCGG is part of the Serratia quinivorans genome and encodes:
- the ubiF_1 gene encoding 2-octaprenyl-3-methyl-6-methoxy-1,4-benzoquinol hydroxylase, whose translation is MPNAMPVGMAIINQEKIANNMNTSQKRYDAVVVGGGMVGAAAALGLAQAGWSVALLEHQAPQAFDAQSPPDLRISAIGCTSVGLLKQLGAWPAVQAMRTAPYRRLETWEWASARVAFDAASLGLPELGFMVENRILQLALWQQLEQCDNLTLYCPARLRSLQRGDDHWQVTLDSSETLQARLVVGADGANSQVRNLAAIGTSGWQYRQSCMLITVETGAPQQDVTWQQFFPSGPRAFLPLYDQWASLVWYDSPQRIRQLQAMPPAQLEREIAEAFPARLGTAKVHAAGSFPLARRHAQRYVLPGLALLGDAAHTINPLAGQGVNLGYRDVDALLAVLSEAREQGEDWSSEAVLMRYQRRRRTDNLLMQSGMDLFYTAFSNNLAPLSVARNLALMAAQRAGKLKENALKYALGL